The Pongo pygmaeus isolate AG05252 chromosome 11, NHGRI_mPonPyg2-v2.0_pri, whole genome shotgun sequence genome includes a region encoding these proteins:
- the ZDBF2 gene encoding DBF4-type zinc finger-containing protein 2 isoform X1 — MQKRQGYCSYCRVQYNNLEQHLFSAQHRSLTRQSRRQICTSSLMERFLQDVLQHHPYHCQESSSTQDETHVNTGSSSEVVHLDDAFSEEEEEEEDEDKVEDEDATEERPSEVSEPIEELHCRPHKSQEGTQEVSVRPSVIQKLEKGQQQPLEFVHKIGAGVKKCNLVDIGQATNNGSNLVRPPVICNAPASCLPESSNDRPVTANTTSLPPAAHLDSVSKCDPNKVEKYVEQPDGASRNPVPSSYVETSSFSYQKHKESNRKSLRMNSDKLVLWKDVKSQGKTLSAGLKFHERMGTKGSLRVKSPSKLAVNPNKTDMPSNKGIFEDTIAKNHEEFFSNMDCTQEEKHLVFNKTAFWEQKCSVSSEMKFDCSSLQSASDQPQETAQDLNLWKEERIDQEDNYESRGSEMSFDCSSSFHSLTDQSKVSAKEVNLSKEVRTDVQYKNNKSYVSKISSDCDDILHLITNQSQMIVKEISLQNARHISLVDQSYESSSSETNFDCDASPQSTSDYPQQSVTEVNLPKEVHIGLVDKNYGSSSSEVSADSVFPLQSVVDRPPVAVTETKLRKKAHTGLVDNYGSSCSETSFDCDVSLESVVDHPQLTVKGRNLKGRQVHLKHKKRKPSSAKAHLDCDVSLGTVADESQRAVEKINLLKEKNADLMDMNCESHGPEMGFQADAQLADRSQVAEIEPQKVDVDLENKSVRSSRSSLSSDSPASLYHSAHDEPQEALDEVNLKELNIDMEVKSYDCSSSELTFDSDPPLLSVTEQSHLDAEGKERHIDLEDESCESDSSEITFDSDIPLYSVIDQPQVAVYEEETVDLESKSNESCVSEITFDSDIPLHSGNDHPEVAVKEVIQKEEYIHLERKNDEPSGSEISSDSHAPLHSVTNSPEVAVKKLNPQKEEQVHLENKENEPTDSEVSLDYNIIFHSVTGHSEDPIKEISLHTKEHMYLENKSVFETSLDSDVPLQAATHKPEVIVKETWLQREKHAEFQDRSSEFSSSKTSLDSGVPHYSVTEPQVAVNKINRKKQYVLENKNDKCSGSEIILDSNVPPQSMTDQPQLAFLKEKHVNLKDKNSKSGDSKITFDSAQLQEAVKKIDQWKEEVIGLKNKINQPSTYKLIHDPDVSVQSVADQPKVAIKHVNLGNENHMYLEVKSSQYSCSGMNLDSGFLGQSVVNRPQITILEQEHIELEGKHGQCCGSEVSFDSDDPLQSVADRLRETVKEISLWKDEEVDMEDRRNEAKRFEIMYDSDVLQPVAGQPEEVIKEVSLWKEHVDLENKIVKPTDSRINFDSREPLQSVTNKIPGVNKERNLLREEHVCLHDKGYVPSDSEIIYVSNIPLQSVIKQPQILEEEHTSLEDKSSNSCSPEESSDSNDSFQAAADELQKPVKEINLWKEDHIYLEDKSYKLGDFDVSYASHIPVQFVTDQSSVPVKEINLQKKDHNDLANKNCEVCGSEIKCHSCVHLQSEVDQPQVSYKEADLQKEEHVVMEEKTDQPSDSEMMYDSDVPFQIVVNQFPGSVKETHLPKVVLVDLVPSDSDYEVISDDIPLQLVTDPPQLTVKDINCINTECIDIEDKSCDFFGSEVRCSCKASTPSMTNQCKETFKIINRKKDYIILGEPSCQSCGSEMNFNVDASDQSMTYESQGPDEKMVKYIDSEDKSCGYNGSKGKFNLEDTSHRTTHRLQKAHKEANLRKDPRNAGLKGKSCQSSASAVDFGASSKSALHRRADKKKRLKLKHRDLEVSCEPDGFEMNFQCAPPLLSDTDQPQETVKKRHPCKKVSFDLKEKNRDSQSSSVPKVDSVRNLKKAKNVIEDNPDEPVLEALPHVPPSFVGKTWSQIMREDDIKINALVKEFREGRFHCYFDDDCETKKVSSKGKKKVTWADLQGKEDTAPTQAVSESDDIVCGISDNDDLSVALDKPCHRHPPAERPPKQKWRVASQCQTAKISHSTQTSCKNYPVMKRKIIRQEEDPPKSKCSRLQDDRKTKKKVKIGTVEFPASCTKVLKPMQPKALVCVLSSLNIKLKEGEGLPFPKMRHHSWDNDIRFICKYKRNIFDYYEPLIKQIVISPPLNVIVPEFERRNWVKIHFNRSNQNSSAGDNDADGQGSASAPLMAVPARYGFNSHQGTSDSSLFLEESKVLHAREIPKKRNFQLTFLNRDVVKISPKSVRNKLLESKSKKKIHGKVTTSSNKLGFPKKVYKPIILRQKPRKASEKQSIWIRTKPSDIIRKYISKYSVFLRHRYQSRSAFLGRYLKKKKSVVSRLKKAKRTAEVLLNSTVPPAGAEELSSAVANPPPKRPVRASCRVARRRKRSDESYHGRQKGPSTPVRAYDLRSSSCLQQRERMMTRLANKLRGNEVK; from the exons catttgTTCAGTGCTCAGCACAGGAGTTTGACCAGACAGAGTAGACGTCAAATATGTACCAGTAGTTTGATGGAACGTTTCTTACAGGATGTACTGCAGCACCACCCATATCATTGTCAAGAAAGCAG TTCAACACAAGATGAGACACATGTGAATACTGGGTCATCGTCTGAAGTGGTGCATTTGGATGATGCTTTttctgaagaagaggaagaggaagaggatgaggatAAGGTTGAGGATGAGGATGCTACCGAAGAGAGACCCTCCGAGGTTTCAGAACCTATTGAAGAGTTACATTGCAGACCTCATAAATCTCAGGAAGGCACGCAGGAGGTTTCAGTTCGACCATCAGTTATTCAAAAACTGGAGAAGGGACAGCAGCAGCCCTTGGAGTTTGTTCATAAAATTGGGGCTGGTGTGAAAAAATGTAACCTAGTAGATATTGGTCAGGCTACAAATAATGGAAGCAACTTGGTACGCCCCCCAGTGATTTGTAATGCTCCTGCTAGTTGTTTACCTGAAAGCTCTAATGATAGACCAGTTACAGCTAATACAACTAGTTTACCACCAGCAGCTCATTTGGATTCAGTTAGCAAATGTGACCCAAACAAAGTTGAGAAATATGTTGAGCAGCCAGACGGGGCCTCTAGAAATCCTGTGCCATCATCCTATGTAGAAACTTCTTCATTTTCGTATCAGAAACATAAAGAATCAAATAGGAAATCTTTACGCATGAATTCAGATAAGTTGGTTTTGTGGAAAGATGTAAAATCTCAGGGTAAAACTTTGTCAGCTGGCTTGAAATTCCATGAACGCATGGGTACCAAGGGCTCCTTAAGAGTTAAATCTCCTTCCAAATTAGCAGTAAACCCCAATAAAACTGACATGCCTTCTAATAAAGGAATCTTTGAAGATACTATTGCAAAGAACCATGAGGAATTCTTTTCTAACATGGATTGTACCCAAGAAGAAAAGCATTTGGTTTTTAACAAGACAGCCTTTTGGGAACAGAAGTGCTCAGTGAGTTCTGAAATGAAGTTTGATTGTAGCTCTCTTCAGTCAGCATCTGATCAGCCCCAAGAGACTGCACAAGACTTAAATCTTTGGAAGGAGGAGCGAATTGACCAAGAAGATAACTATGAATCTAGAGGTTCAGAAATGAGTTTTGATTGCAGTTCCTCTTTTCATTCACTGACTGACCAATCTAAAGTGAGTGCCAAAGAAGTAAACCTTTCCAAGGAAGTACGTACTGATGTACAGTATAAGAATAATAAATCTTACGTTTCTAAAATAAGTTCTGATTGTGATGACATTCTTCACTTGATTACCAACCAATCCCAAATGATTGTTAAAGAAATAAGTCTTCAGAATGCAAGGCATATTAGCCTGGTTGACCAAAGCTACGAATCTAGTAGTTCTGAAACGAATTTTGATTGTGATGCTTCACCTCAGTCCACTAGTGACTACCCTCAACAATCTGTAACAGAAGTAAACCTTCCTAAGGAAGTGCACATTGGTTTGGTTGATAAGAACTATGGTTCCAGTAGCTCTGAAGTAAGTGCTGATTCTGTTTTCCCACTGCAGTCAGTGGTTGACCGACCCCCAGTGGCTGTCACAGAAACAAAACTTCGGAAGAAGGCTCATACCGGCTTGGTTGATAACTATGGATCGAGTTGTTCTGAAACAAGTTTTGATTGTGATGTTTCTCTTGAGTCAGTAGTTGATCATCCCCAACTGACTGTCAAAGGAAGAAACCTGAAAGGTAGACAAGTCCACCTAAAACATAAGAAGCGTAAACCCAGTAGTGCTAAAGCACATCTTGATTGTGATGTCTCACTTGGGACAGTTGCAGATGAATCCCAGAGGGCTGTTGAAAAGATAAATCTTCTGAAGGAGAAGAATGCTGACCTTATGGATATGAACTGTGAATCCCATGGTCCTGAAATGGGTTTTCAGGCTGATGCTCAATTAGCTGACCGGTCTCAAGTAGCAGAAATAGAGCCTCAGAAGGTGGATGTTGACCTTGAGAATAAGAGTGTTCGGTCTAGCCGTTCTTCTCTAAGTTCTGATTCTCCGGCTTCTCTTTATCATTCAGCTCATGATGAGCCTCAAGAAGCTTTGGATGAAGTAAATCTTAAAGAGTTAAATATTGACATGGAAGTTAAAAGCTATGATTGCTCCAGCTCTGAGTTGACTTTTGATTCTGACCCGCCTCTTCTGTCAGTTACTGAGCAGTCTCATCTGGATGCTGAAGGAAAAGAACGGCACATTGACCTGGAAGATGAGAGCTGTGAGTCAGATAGTTCTGAAATAACTTTTGATTCTGATATTCCTCTTTATTCAGTAATTGACCAACCTCAAGTAGCTGTTTATGAGGAAGAAACTGTTGATCTGGAAAGTAAAAGTAATGAATCTTGTGTCTCTGAAATAACTTTTGATTCTGATATTCCTCTTCATTCAGGAAATGATCACCCTGAAGTAGCTGTTAAAGAAGTAATTCAGAAAGAAGAGTACATTCACTTAGAAAGGAAGAATGATGAACCCAGTGGTTCTGAAATAAGTTCGGATTCCCATGCCCCTCTTCATTCAGTGACTAATTCTCCCGAAGTAGCTGTTAAAAAGCTAAATCCTCAAAAAGAAGAGCAGGTACActtagaaaataaggaaaatgaacCTACTGATTCTGAAGTAAGTTTGGATTATAATATCATTTTTCATTCAGTGACTGGACATTCTGAAGATCCCATTAAAGAAATAAGCCTTCACACAAAAGAGCACATGTACTTAGAAAATAAGAGTGTTTTTGAAACGAGTTTGGATTCTGATGTCCCTCTTCAGGCAGCGACTCACAAACCTGAAGTCATTGTCAAAGAAACGTGGCTTCAAAGAGAAAAGCACGCTGAATTCCAAGATAGAAGTAGTGAATTCAGTAGTTCAAAAACAAGTTTAGATTCTGGTGTCCCTCATTATTCAGTAACTGAACCTCAAGTAGCTGttaacaaaataaacagaaagaagcaATATGTTCTAGAAAACAAGAATGATAAGTGTAGTGGttctgaaataattttggatTCTAATGTTCCACCTCAGTCAATGACTGACCAACCTCAACTAGCTTTTTTGAAGGAAAAACATGTTAATCTGAAGGACAAAAATAGTAAATCAGGTGATTCTAAAATAACTTTTGATTCTGCACAACTTCAGGAAGCGGTTaaaaaaatagaccaatggaaggaAGAGGTTATTGGCCTGAAAAATAAGATTAATCAACCTAGTACTTATAAATTAATACATGATCCTGATGTTTCTGTTCAATCTGTGGCTGATCAACCCAAAGTAGCTATTAAACATGTAAACCTTGGGAATGAAAACCATATGTACTTGGAAGTTAAGAGCAGCCAATATAGTTGTTCAGGAATGAATTTGGATTCTGGTTTCTTGGGTCAGTCAGTAGTCAATCGACCTCAAATAACTATTTTGGAGCAGGAGCACATTGAACTAGAAGGTAAGCACGGTCAGTGTTGTGGTTCTGAAGTAAGTTTTGATTCTGATGACCCTCTTCAGTCAGTGGCTGACCGGCTGAGAGAAACCGTTAAAGAAATAAGCCTTTGGAAGGATGAAGAAGTTGACATGGAAGATAGGAGAAATGAAGCTAAGCGTTTTGAAATTATGTATGATTCTGATGTTCTTCAGCCAGTGGCTGGCCAACCTGAAGAAGTAATTAAGGAGGTCAGTCTTTGGAAAGAGCATGTTGACTTGGAAAATAAGATTGTCAAACCTACAGATTCCAGAATAAATTTTGATTCTCGTGAACCCCTTCAGTCCGTAACTAATAAAATTCCAGGggtgaataaagaaagaaatcttttgAGGGAGGAACATGTTTGTCTGCATGATAAGGGCTATGTGCCCAGTGattctgaaataatttatgtttcaAATATCCCTCTTCAGTCAGTGATAAAACAACCACAAATTTTGGAAGAGGAGCATACCAGTCTGGAAGATAAGAGCAGTAATTCTTGTAGTCCTGAAGAAAGTTCTGACTCCAATGACTCTTTTCAGGCAGCAGCAGATGAGCTTCAAAAACCTGTCAAAGAAATAAACCTTTGGAAGGAAGACCATATTTACCTGGAAGATAAGAGCTATAAATTAGGTGATTTTGATGTAAGTTATGCTTCTCATATTCCTGTTCAGTTTGTGACTGATCAATCTTCTGTACCTGTCAAAGAAATAAACTTGCAAAAGAAGGATCATAATGATCTAGCAAATAAGAACTGTGAAGTCTGTGGTTCTGAAATAAAATGTCATTCTTGTGTTCATCTTCAGTCAGAAGTTGACCAACCTCAAGTGTCTTACAAAGAGGCAGACCTTCAGAAGGAAGAGCATGTTGTCATGGAAGAAAAGACCGATCAACCTAGTGATTCAGAAATGATGTATGATTCTGATGTTCCTTTTCAAATAGTAGTTAACCAATTTCCAGGATCAGTCAAAGAAACCCACCTTCCAAAGGTGGTACTTGTGGATCTGGTGCCCAGTGATAGTGATTATGAAGTAATTTCAGATGATATTCCCCTTCAGTTAGTGACTGACCCACCTCAGTTGACTGTCAAAGATATCAACTGTATAAATACAGAATGTATTGATATAGAAGATAAGAGCTGTGACTTTTTTGGTTCTGAAGTCAGATGTAGTTGTAAAGCCTCTACTCCCTCAATGACAAACCAATGCAAAGAgactttcaaaataataaaccGGAAGAAGGACTATATTATTCTGGGAGAGCCAAGTTGTCAGTCTTGTGGTTCTGAAATGAATTTTAATGTCGATGCCTCTGATCAGTCCATGACTTACGAGTCACAAGGACCTGATGAGAAAATGGTGAAATATATTGACTCAGAAGATAAGAGCTGTGGATATAATGGTTCTAAAGGAAAATTTAATTTGGAAGACACTTCTCATCGAACGACTCACCGACTGCAGAAAGCTCACAAAGAAGCCAACCTTCGGAAAGATCCAAGAAATGCTGGCCTAAAAGGTAAGAGCTGTCAGTCTAGTGCTTCTGCAGTGGATTTTGGTGCCTCTTCCAAGTCAGCGCTCCATCGAAGGGCTGATAAAAAAAAACGTTTGAAGCTAAAACATAGAGATCTAGAAGTGAGCTGTGAACCAGATGGTTTTGAGATGAATTTTCAGTGTGCTCCCCCTCTTCTGTCTGATACTGATCAGCCTCAAGAAACTGTTAAGAAAAGACACCCTTGTAAGAAGGTATCTTTTGACTTGAAAGAAAAGAACCGTGATTCCCAGTCAAGCTCTGTTCCCAAGGTTGATTCTGTAAGGAACCtgaaaaaagcaaagaatgtCATAGAAGATAATCCTGATGAACCAGTTCTTGAAGCCTTGCCTCATGTACCTCCTTCATTTGTGGGGAAAACATGGTCTCAGATAATGAGAGAAGATGACATAAAAATTAATGCTCTGGTGAAGGAGTTTAGGGAAGGTCGTTTCCACTGTTACTTTGATGATGACTGTGAGACCAAAAAAGTTTCTtcgaaggggaaaaaaaaggttaCCTGGGCTGACTTGCAAGGTAAGGAGGACACTGCACCAACTCAAGCTGTGTCAGAGAGTGATGATATTGTCTGTGGTATTTCAGATAATGATGACTTGTCAGTGGCCTTAGATAAACCATGCCATCGTCATCCTCCAGCAGAGAGGCCTCCTAAGCAAAAGTGGCGTGTGGCTTCTCAATGCCAGACAGCGAAAATCAGCCATAGTACTCAGACCAGTTGTAAGAATTACCcagtgatgaaaagaaaaataattagacaagAGGAAGACCCACCAAAAAGTAAGTGTTCACGTTTACAGGATGacagaaaaaccaaaaagaaagtcaaaattGGGACAGTTGAATTTCCTGCATCATGTACTAAAGTTTTGAAGCCTATGCAACCCAAAGCCTTAGtctgtgttctttcttctttaaatattaaacTGAAGGAGGGTGAAGGCCTTCCTTTCCCTAAAATGAGGCACCATAGTTGGGATAATGATATTCggtttatatgcaaatataaacGGAATATCTTTGATTATTATGAGCCCTTGATTAAGCAAATTGTAATTAGTCCTCCCCTGAATGTAATAGTACCAGAGTTTGAGAGGCGTAACTGggttaaaattcattttaataggAGCAACCAAAACTCCAGTGCAGGAGATAATGATGCTGATGGACAAGGCTCTGCTTCAGCACCTTTAATGGCAGTGCCGGCAAGATATGGATTTAATTCACATCAGGGAACCAGTGACTCTTCTCTGTTTCTGGAAGAATCAAAGGTTCTGCATGCTCGTGAgattccaaagaaaagaaatttccagCTAACATTTTTAAATCGTGATGTTGTCAAAATCTCTCCAAAATCAGTTAGAAATAAGCTTTtggaaagtaaaagtaaaaagaaaattcacgGAAAGGTGACAACTAGTAGTAATAAGCTAGGTTTTCCCAAAAAGGTTTATAAACCAATTATTCTCCGGCAAAAACCCAGAAAAGCTTCAGAGAAACAGTCAATTTGGATTCGGACCAAACCAAGTGATATCATTAGAAAGTATATTTCGAAATACTCTGTCTTTTTACGTCATAGATATCAGTCCAGGAGCGCTTTTCTTGGAAGgtatctaaagaagaaaaaatctgtTGTCAGTAGGCTAAAGAAGGCGAAGAGAACAGCTGAAGTGCTTTTGAACTCTACAGTTCCACCAGCTGGTGCTGAAGAGCTGTCAAGCGCTGTCGCAAATCCTCCTCCAAAGCGACCTGTGCGGGCTTCTTGCCGCGTtgcaagaaggaggaagaggagtgaTGAAAGCTACCATGGCCGACAGAAAGGTCCTTCTACACCTGTGAGAGCATATGATCTGAGAAGCTCATCTTGTTTACAACAACGTGAGAGAATGATGACTCGGCTAGCAAACAAATTGAGAGGTAATGAGGTAAAATAG